The uncultured Desulfuromonas sp. genome has a segment encoding these proteins:
- a CDS encoding FAD-dependent oxidoreductase, producing MNYDAVIVGGGISGATCALMLSRFGRRVAVVEREAYSTPLLHGFSRQGVHHDTGFHYAGGLGCGEVLDRFFRFLGLDRAVEVYPFQQQGFDRLIDHTTSEVVEFSYGEQAWRESLLNAFPGQAAAITRFQHTVLAICDSLPFLNAEKTFGDEALFSHVQDVSLQAFVSQLTADRRLQAALCMHCLLHGTPPDRMPLRLHAAVVGPYCRSVHGIRGGGRQLSQSFAHCLQQAGVDVFCHSRVVAMPVDKDGAIRGVTLESGQEIAAQQVIHAADPRLLLEWLDQSCFRPVYRRRLGALQETQSALVLFGHSDQTVDALSGRNLYLVDLAQGTRLFSGTLDQRPLYLSSAGQEKADLGPQGQGSGIIGLMPESYERYAAWQSSRRGQRPDGYRQFKQQCREQLLNRIEKSVPEVAQALQQPFLATPLTLRDYLHYPQGAVYGIRHDLSRYPLQVATRVRGLYLSGQALAAPGLMGAMVGAFYTCGTLLGHQRVAEELNQCH from the coding sequence TTGAATTATGACGCGGTGATCGTTGGCGGCGGTATCAGTGGTGCGACCTGTGCCCTGATGTTATCCCGGTTCGGCCGGCGCGTCGCCGTGGTTGAACGAGAGGCGTACAGCACGCCGTTGTTGCACGGTTTTTCCCGCCAGGGTGTCCACCATGATACCGGGTTTCATTATGCCGGCGGCCTGGGCTGCGGCGAAGTGCTCGACCGTTTTTTTCGCTTTCTCGGTCTTGACCGAGCTGTGGAGGTTTATCCATTTCAGCAACAGGGGTTTGATCGGCTGATCGATCATACCACGTCCGAAGTGGTCGAGTTCAGTTATGGAGAGCAGGCTTGGCGGGAGTCGTTGTTGAACGCGTTTCCTGGGCAGGCAGCGGCCATCACGCGTTTTCAGCACACCGTGCTGGCCATCTGTGATTCGTTGCCGTTTCTTAATGCCGAGAAGACCTTTGGTGACGAGGCCCTGTTCAGCCATGTTCAGGATGTCAGTCTGCAGGCGTTTGTCTCGCAACTGACTGCGGATCGACGTCTGCAGGCAGCCCTCTGCATGCATTGCCTGCTGCATGGAACACCGCCGGATCGGATGCCTCTGCGCTTACACGCTGCGGTGGTCGGCCCGTATTGTCGCTCGGTCCATGGTATTCGCGGCGGAGGCAGACAGTTGAGCCAATCGTTTGCCCACTGCCTGCAACAAGCCGGTGTTGATGTGTTTTGTCACTCCCGGGTGGTTGCCATGCCGGTGGATAAGGATGGTGCCATTCGCGGTGTGACGCTGGAGTCGGGGCAGGAGATTGCGGCACAACAGGTGATTCATGCCGCAGATCCGCGTCTGCTGCTCGAGTGGCTGGATCAGAGTTGTTTTCGACCGGTCTATCGGCGCCGTCTTGGGGCGTTGCAGGAAACACAATCCGCTTTGGTGCTGTTTGGTCACAGTGATCAGACCGTTGACGCGTTGTCCGGACGTAATCTGTATCTGGTTGATCTGGCGCAGGGAACCCGGTTGTTTTCCGGAACCCTTGATCAGCGTCCACTGTACTTGTCTTCTGCCGGGCAGGAGAAGGCTGACCTAGGTCCGCAGGGCCAGGGCAGCGGCATTATCGGTCTGATGCCGGAAAGCTATGAACGCTATGCGGCCTGGCAATCCAGTCGTCGTGGACAGCGGCCTGACGGTTATCGTCAGTTTAAACAGCAGTGCCGGGAACAGCTGCTCAACCGGATTGAAAAATCAGTGCCGGAGGTTGCCCAGGCGTTACAGCAACCGTTTCTGGCCACACCGCTGACATTGCGGGATTACCTGCATTATCCGCAGGGCGCTGTTTATGGCATCCGTCATGATCTGAGCCGTTACCCCCTCCAGGTCGCCACTCGTGTGCGGGGACTGTATCTGTCGGGGCAGGCGTTGGCGGCTCCGGGACTTATGGGGGCTATGGTTGGGGCTTTTTACACCTGTGGCACCCTGTTGGGACATCAACGCGTTGCAGAGGAGTTGAACCAGTGTCATTGA
- a CDS encoding outer membrane lipoprotein carrier protein LolA — translation MPLGLIFFLLIALPCGAAEPLPEEMADEIRQSAAEVETLSSRFVQEKFLSMFAETLTSNGQFYYQRPDRLRWELTEPVGSGFVLNGDRGERWHERVDGSEPFRLEDDPAMSLIAEQLFAWARADLRWLQDHYQIELIGVEPICLRLTPPEGQGRAFLDYLLIQFSESAAYVTEVEIHEQDGDYTRIRFSHTNVNAPLTGTLFTGREGL, via the coding sequence ATGCCTCTGGGCCTGATTTTCTTCCTGCTGATCGCTCTGCCCTGCGGGGCGGCGGAACCGCTCCCTGAGGAGATGGCGGATGAGATTCGTCAATCGGCTGCTGAAGTCGAAACGCTGTCGAGCCGGTTTGTCCAGGAAAAATTCCTCAGTATGTTTGCGGAAACTCTGACTTCTAACGGGCAGTTTTATTACCAGCGGCCGGATCGGTTACGCTGGGAGTTAACTGAACCTGTCGGCTCCGGGTTTGTTTTGAACGGTGACCGCGGCGAACGCTGGCATGAACGGGTTGACGGCAGCGAACCGTTTCGGCTGGAGGATGATCCGGCCATGAGCCTGATCGCTGAACAGCTGTTTGCCTGGGCGCGGGCTGATTTGCGCTGGCTGCAGGATCATTATCAGATTGAACTGATCGGTGTGGAGCCGATCTGCCTGCGCCTGACGCCTCCTGAAGGGCAGGGACGGGCGTTTCTTGATTATTTGCTCATTCAGTTTTCCGAGTCGGCGGCTTATGTCACCGAAGTGGAAATTCATGAGCAGGATGGCGACTACACGCGGATTCGTTTCAGCCACACGAACGTCAATGCGCCGTTGACCGGCACGTTGTTCACGGGTCGGGAAGGACTGTAG
- a CDS encoding beta-ketoacyl synthase N-terminal-like domain-containing protein: MSLNRVVITGMGAVSPFGGTVADLLSGLYEGRSAVAYYDALNQVQGLRSLVASRVQGIDPKQIARKHRRSMSKMSVYATLAAGEAMRQAGIDEALCTSGDLGVAVGSTVGSTEVTEAFFEDYFTDHSLERMKSTLFFQMMNHTCASNIAQTFNIAGRLLAPSAACATGSQAIGYGYEMIAQGHQQIMLCGGADELHPLTCATFDVMHAASIGYNDRPQATPRPFAADRDGMVCGEGSGVLVLESLNSALQRGAHIFAELIGFATVSDPGNIANPDASVMARCISKALQSAGITPQQVDYVNAHATATEQGDIAESQAIARVFDHPVPVSSLKGHLGHTMAASGALETIATVDMLKQGKLVPTLHLDQVDSRCAQLNYISRLKEKNSQIALKNNFALGGVNTSLVLRRYDHD, encoded by the coding sequence GTGTCATTGAACCGAGTCGTGATCACCGGAATGGGGGCTGTTTCACCGTTTGGCGGAACCGTTGCTGATCTGCTCAGCGGGCTGTATGAAGGGCGCAGTGCTGTCGCTTATTACGACGCTTTAAACCAGGTTCAGGGGCTGCGCAGTCTGGTGGCCAGCCGGGTGCAAGGCATTGATCCGAAACAGATTGCCCGCAAACATCGTCGTTCCATGTCGAAAATGTCGGTTTATGCCACTCTGGCCGCTGGTGAGGCCATGCGCCAGGCCGGTATTGACGAGGCGTTGTGCACCTCTGGTGATCTGGGCGTGGCGGTTGGTTCTACGGTGGGCAGCACCGAAGTGACCGAGGCGTTTTTCGAAGATTATTTCACTGATCACAGCCTGGAGCGGATGAAGTCGACGCTGTTTTTTCAGATGATGAACCACACCTGTGCGTCCAACATTGCCCAGACGTTTAATATCGCCGGACGCCTTCTTGCGCCTTCGGCGGCCTGTGCCACCGGCAGTCAGGCTATTGGCTACGGCTATGAGATGATCGCGCAGGGTCATCAGCAGATAATGCTGTGCGGCGGGGCCGATGAGCTGCACCCCCTGACCTGCGCCACCTTCGATGTCATGCATGCCGCCTCTATTGGCTACAACGACCGGCCGCAGGCCACACCCCGACCGTTTGCCGCAGATCGTGACGGCATGGTGTGTGGAGAGGGCAGTGGCGTACTGGTACTGGAATCGCTCAACTCTGCGTTGCAGCGCGGTGCGCACATTTTCGCCGAGCTGATCGGTTTTGCCACCGTATCCGATCCGGGCAATATCGCCAACCCGGATGCCTCCGTCATGGCACGCTGTATCAGCAAAGCGCTGCAGTCTGCCGGCATCACGCCACAGCAGGTTGATTATGTCAATGCCCATGCCACGGCAACGGAGCAGGGCGACATCGCCGAAAGTCAGGCCATCGCCCGGGTTTTCGATCATCCGGTACCGGTCAGCAGTCTTAAAGGGCATCTTGGCCACACCATGGCTGCCAGTGGAGCCCTGGAAACCATTGCCACGGTCGACATGTTGAAACAGGGAAAACTGGTGCCGACCCTGCATCTGGATCAGGTGGATTCGCGTTGCGCACAATTGAACTACATCAGCCGGTTAAAAGAAAAAAACTCACAAATTGCTTTAAAAAATAACTTTGCTCTTGGCGGGGTGAATACCTCATTGGTTTTAAGGAGATATGACCATGACTGA
- a CDS encoding phosphopantetheine-binding protein → MTEQEIITTVNTALAEEFELELDEMTPDVSLYEDLGLDSLDTVDMVIVLEGAFNFKIREEADIKEIRTLGDIHAFVAKKIAAES, encoded by the coding sequence ATGACTGAACAGGAGATCATCACCACGGTCAATACGGCCCTGGCGGAAGAATTTGAACTCGAGCTGGATGAGATGACCCCGGACGTTTCTTTGTATGAGGACCTGGGCCTCGACAGTCTCGACACCGTCGATATGGTGATCGTTCTGGAGGGAGCGTTCAACTTCAAGATCCGTGAAGAAGCTGACATCAAAGAGATCCGCACGCTGGGAGATATTCACGCGTTTGTTGCCAAAAAAATTGCTGCAGAATCCTGA
- a CDS encoding lysophospholipid acyltransferase family protein — MNAFHLLHVIAMNVWVYSLLVVWTLVGVCLSPLQTCYLLWRHQWPLDRAVRHLIWLYGRGWLVLISPFVSFSRDGLTAQQLPERCVFVINHLSFFDTYFMAALPHSDVTFAVRSWPFKMFWYRVFMRLANYLEVEDLSWEETTARGTDVLQQGGSVLFFPEGHRSRDGKIQRFYSGAFQLAVAAQCPVVPLCITGTDELLPPGRKSLHPCRVQLRILPPVSVDEYQYDGGHLALKKQVKAAMVEALDEMTESRVAAAEVVSC, encoded by the coding sequence ATGAACGCTTTCCATCTGCTTCACGTTATTGCCATGAATGTCTGGGTCTACAGCCTGCTGGTGGTGTGGACTCTTGTTGGCGTGTGTTTAAGTCCGCTTCAAACCTGTTACCTGCTTTGGCGTCATCAGTGGCCTTTAGATCGCGCTGTCCGCCATCTGATCTGGCTGTATGGTCGCGGTTGGCTGGTGTTGATTTCTCCTTTTGTTTCGTTTTCCCGTGATGGGTTGACGGCACAGCAGTTGCCGGAGCGTTGTGTATTCGTCATCAACCACCTGTCTTTTTTTGACACCTATTTCATGGCCGCTCTGCCCCACAGCGATGTGACCTTTGCCGTGCGTTCCTGGCCGTTTAAGATGTTCTGGTATCGCGTGTTTATGCGGCTGGCCAACTATCTTGAAGTGGAAGATTTAAGCTGGGAGGAAACAACTGCGCGCGGGACTGACGTGTTGCAACAGGGCGGCTCCGTGTTGTTTTTTCCGGAAGGCCACCGCAGTCGTGATGGAAAAATTCAGCGGTTTTATTCCGGGGCGTTTCAGTTGGCCGTGGCGGCACAATGTCCCGTGGTGCCGCTGTGTATTACCGGGACCGATGAACTGTTGCCGCCGGGGCGCAAAAGCTTACACCCCTGTCGGGTTCAACTGAGGATTTTGCCGCCTGTCTCTGTAGATGAGTATCAGTATGACGGTGGTCATCTGGCCTTGAAGAAACAGGTCAAGGCCGCCATGGTCGAGGCGCTGGATGAGATGACGGAGTCACGTGTTGCTGCCGCTGAGGTGGTGTCATGCTGA
- a CDS encoding beta-ketoacyl-[acyl-carrier-protein] synthase family protein, translated as MTTLNRVAITGVGIISCLGCDVETVSDALRQGRSGIVVDEERKALGFRSALTGRIDGFDGKKVLSRKERKSMPEFAVQAYAASRQALEMAGLDESLVRSEDTGLIFGCDSSCLAAIEQVDLLRERHETKSIGSGQIFRSMTSCVTMNLNTLLGTKGACWSLSSACSSGGHAIGQAADLIALGRQKRMICGGAQEINWQSMCSFDGLGAFSVREDEPTAACRPFSADRDGLVPSGGAAAVVLENYQDALQRGATILGEMVSYGFSSDGESLSVPSHGGLQRAMVQALHRAGLQPEQIDYLCAHATSTPAGDSAEAENIKAVFGDTGPLISSLKSMTGHELWMSGASQVVYCTLMARDGFIAANINFSEPDEAAEGLRIVTHTLHQAPKTVLCNSAGFGGTNACLVLKFGESC; from the coding sequence ATGACGACATTGAATCGAGTAGCGATAACCGGCGTTGGGATTATTTCCTGCCTCGGCTGTGATGTGGAGACTGTCAGTGACGCATTACGCCAGGGGCGTTCCGGCATTGTCGTGGATGAAGAGCGCAAAGCTCTCGGTTTTCGCAGTGCCCTGACCGGGCGCATCGACGGTTTTGACGGTAAGAAGGTTTTGTCGCGTAAAGAGCGTAAAAGCATGCCGGAGTTTGCCGTTCAGGCTTATGCGGCCAGCCGTCAGGCCTTGGAGATGGCTGGGTTGGATGAATCCCTGGTGCGCAGCGAAGACACCGGTTTGATTTTCGGCTGTGATTCGAGTTGTCTGGCGGCCATTGAGCAGGTTGACCTGTTGCGTGAACGTCACGAAACCAAATCAATCGGCAGTGGTCAGATCTTTCGCTCCATGACCTCCTGTGTGACCATGAACCTTAACACGTTACTGGGCACTAAAGGGGCCTGCTGGTCGCTGAGTTCGGCATGCTCCAGTGGGGGCCACGCCATTGGTCAGGCCGCGGATCTGATTGCTCTGGGGCGCCAGAAGCGAATGATTTGCGGTGGCGCGCAAGAGATCAACTGGCAATCGATGTGCAGCTTTGACGGCCTCGGTGCTTTCTCGGTGCGTGAAGACGAGCCAACCGCCGCCTGTCGTCCTTTTTCCGCCGACCGTGACGGCTTGGTGCCCAGCGGAGGTGCGGCGGCCGTGGTGCTGGAAAATTATCAGGACGCGCTGCAACGCGGTGCGACGATTCTGGGTGAAATGGTGTCTTACGGGTTTTCGTCAGATGGGGAAAGCCTTTCCGTACCCAGCCATGGCGGCCTGCAGCGTGCCATGGTACAGGCGCTGCACCGGGCAGGATTGCAACCGGAACAGATTGATTATTTGTGTGCTCATGCCACCTCTACGCCGGCCGGTGATAGCGCGGAAGCTGAAAATATCAAGGCCGTGTTTGGTGACACGGGGCCGTTGATCTCCTCGTTGAAGTCGATGACCGGCCATGAGTTGTGGATGTCCGGCGCGTCGCAGGTGGTGTACTGCACCCTGATGGCACGCGACGGCTTTATCGCCGCTAACATTAACTTCAGTGAGCCGGATGAGGCCGCCGAAGGGTTGCGTATTGTCACCCACACGTTGCATCAGGCACCGAAGACGGTGCTGTGTAATTCAGCCGGATTCGGTGGCACCAATGCCTGTCTGGTGCTCAAGTTCGGGGAGAGCTGTTGA
- a CDS encoding aromatic amino acid ammonia-lyase, producing MGEKKSVVLTGNDLTVEQIIAVGVGDLNVELDEQALQRCRDSRVFLEEAVNARHIIYGVNTSFGPMCNKIIDDNQIEALQVNLIRSHAAGLGDPLKPYIGIAVMLVRLNTLVKGYSGVRIELLEFMQWMINEGIAPYIPECGSVGASGDLIHLAHLALGIIGEGNLYYRDELRPAAEVFAELGREPMRLSYKEGIALMNGTSAMTALAAFAIFGAKKLLRVSCVTGAFGIELFGGIDDAFDEDLHRVKPHPGQVEIAETIRNLYRGSGNITLRENMHDRIRGQHQEGLVFETTINVQDVYSIRCTPQVLAPAAEMIESATRTVEVEANSSNDNPIIIPDKKKIIHGGNFHGQSIGFAMDALCVSLATLCNLSERRLNKLLDKNLNEGLPEHLIPGTLGLTMGFMGSQYLATSTTAENRQLANPVSTNSISCNASNQDVVSMGTVAARKAFRQVSNAKHILTMEVLADLQALSFRNADRLGLGTSRIYAALNDEFQIYDNSRVFHDDLVAMRKKLFSSQLFDDLSRYWS from the coding sequence ATGGGAGAAAAAAAATCGGTTGTGTTAACCGGCAATGATCTGACCGTGGAACAGATTATTGCCGTCGGTGTTGGTGATCTGAACGTTGAGTTGGATGAACAGGCGCTGCAGCGTTGTCGCGACAGCCGTGTTTTTTTAGAAGAGGCAGTCAATGCCCGCCATATTATCTACGGCGTCAACACCTCGTTCGGCCCCATGTGTAACAAGATTATCGACGATAACCAGATCGAGGCGTTGCAGGTCAATCTGATTCGCAGCCATGCCGCCGGGTTAGGTGATCCTCTTAAACCCTATATTGGTATCGCGGTGATGCTCGTGCGTCTCAATACGCTCGTCAAAGGCTACAGTGGCGTGCGGATTGAGCTGCTCGAGTTTATGCAGTGGATGATCAACGAGGGCATTGCCCCCTATATTCCGGAGTGCGGTAGTGTCGGCGCTTCCGGTGACCTGATCCATCTGGCCCATCTGGCGCTGGGCATTATCGGTGAGGGGAACCTCTACTACCGCGATGAGTTGCGCCCGGCCGCTGAGGTGTTTGCCGAACTGGGCCGAGAACCGATGCGCCTGAGCTATAAAGAGGGCATCGCCCTGATGAACGGCACCAGCGCCATGACTGCGTTGGCCGCCTTCGCCATTTTCGGCGCCAAGAAACTGTTGCGCGTCAGCTGTGTAACCGGTGCGTTCGGTATCGAGCTGTTCGGCGGTATCGACGATGCCTTTGACGAGGACTTGCACCGGGTCAAGCCTCATCCGGGCCAGGTGGAGATTGCCGAGACCATCCGCAATCTGTATCGCGGTTCCGGCAACATTACCCTGCGCGAGAACATGCACGACCGGATTCGCGGCCAGCACCAGGAGGGCCTGGTATTCGAGACGACCATCAACGTACAGGATGTCTATTCCATCCGTTGTACGCCGCAGGTGCTGGCGCCGGCCGCCGAGATGATCGAAAGCGCCACTCGCACCGTCGAGGTCGAAGCCAACTCGTCCAACGATAATCCGATCATTATTCCGGACAAAAAGAAGATTATCCACGGTGGTAACTTCCACGGCCAGAGCATCGGCTTTGCCATGGATGCCCTGTGCGTCAGCCTGGCGACGCTGTGCAACCTGTCGGAGCGGCGTCTCAACAAACTGCTCGATAAGAACCTCAATGAAGGGCTGCCCGAGCATTTGATTCCCGGCACCCTGGGCCTGACCATGGGCTTCATGGGCTCACAGTATCTGGCGACCTCGACCACGGCGGAAAACCGTCAGCTGGCCAATCCTGTCAGTACCAATTCCATCTCCTGCAATGCCTCCAATCAGGATGTGGTCAGCATGGGCACCGTGGCGGCGCGTAAGGCGTTCAGGCAGGTGAGCAATGCCAAACACATCCTGACGATGGAGGTTCTGGCTGATCTGCAGGCGCTGTCGTTCCGCAATGCCGACCGACTTGGCTTAGGCACGTCACGGATCTACGCGGCTCTGAATGACGAATTTCAGATTTACGACAACAGTCGTGTGTTCCACGATGATCTGGTGGCGATGCGCAAAAAGCTGTTTTCAAGTCAGTTGTTCGATGATTTGAGTCGCTATTGGTCCTGA
- a CDS encoding AMP-binding protein, with amino-acid sequence MLNCSEQLAFAPSQVIREQQRALLQAHMAYLAAHSPFYQRMAREQGFDLRDVRCYDDLAALPFTTKADLERCGDAFLCVEERQIADICLTSGTTGLPVAFMQSRQDLERLAFNEQLAFSTAGLTADDRVLIAAAIDRCFMAGMAYFLGLKKIGATVIRGGSSSVSVVAQLIERFRPSALVGVPTLFLALADILRQKGIDPCDCGVKKLVCIGEPVRSQELTLSVLGARLQEQWAADIYGTYASTEMAATFVDCPYGCGGHVPPELMLVEIVNDQGQRVAAGDVGEVVATPLQVTGMPLLRFKTGDVATLYCDPCECGRNSWRIGPVLGRKNQMLKYRGTTVYPPAIFAVLQELAEVQAFYIEVRDDYALSDQIRVVVGSSCPDLTAHHVEELLAARIRVKPEVVIQDVDTVRNQTIQEDKRKPVTFFDYRTCGVSGSVV; translated from the coding sequence ATGCTGAATTGTTCAGAACAACTGGCGTTTGCGCCATCGCAGGTGATTCGTGAGCAACAACGGGCGTTACTCCAGGCCCATATGGCCTATCTGGCCGCGCATTCGCCTTTTTATCAACGCATGGCCCGTGAACAGGGCTTTGATTTACGTGATGTGCGTTGTTATGACGATCTGGCGGCACTGCCATTTACCACCAAAGCGGACTTGGAACGCTGTGGTGATGCGTTCCTCTGTGTTGAAGAGCGTCAGATCGCGGACATCTGTCTGACATCCGGGACCACCGGATTGCCGGTGGCTTTTATGCAGAGTCGTCAGGATCTCGAGCGGTTGGCGTTCAATGAGCAGTTGGCTTTCAGCACCGCCGGGCTGACAGCGGATGATCGGGTGTTGATTGCTGCCGCTATTGACCGTTGCTTCATGGCCGGAATGGCCTACTTTCTCGGCCTGAAAAAGATCGGTGCCACGGTGATTCGTGGTGGCTCCAGTTCGGTTTCCGTCGTGGCGCAGCTGATCGAACGTTTTCGTCCCAGCGCCCTTGTCGGCGTGCCGACGCTGTTTCTGGCTCTGGCCGATATTTTGCGTCAAAAGGGGATTGATCCCTGTGACTGTGGGGTGAAAAAACTGGTCTGCATCGGTGAGCCGGTGCGCAGCCAGGAATTGACGCTATCCGTGTTAGGGGCACGTCTTCAGGAACAGTGGGCGGCTGACATCTACGGCACCTATGCCAGTACGGAAATGGCTGCCACCTTTGTCGATTGCCCTTATGGCTGCGGTGGCCATGTACCGCCGGAACTGATGCTGGTGGAGATTGTCAACGATCAGGGGCAGCGTGTCGCTGCCGGTGACGTCGGTGAAGTCGTCGCGACACCGCTGCAGGTGACGGGGATGCCGTTGTTGCGCTTTAAAACCGGCGATGTGGCCACGCTCTACTGCGATCCCTGTGAATGCGGGCGCAACAGTTGGCGTATTGGCCCGGTGCTGGGTCGTAAAAATCAGATGCTCAAATATCGCGGCACCACGGTCTATCCTCCGGCGATCTTCGCGGTGTTGCAGGAACTGGCTGAAGTGCAGGCGTTTTATATCGAGGTGCGCGACGATTACGCGTTATCCGATCAGATTCGAGTGGTGGTGGGCAGCAGCTGTCCTGACCTTACCGCGCACCATGTTGAGGAATTGCTGGCTGCACGCATTCGCGTCAAGCCCGAAGTCGTGATTCAGGATGTTGATACGGTGCGGAATCAGACCATTCAGGAAGATAAGCGCAAGCCGGTGACGTTTTTTGATTATCGCACCTGTGGTGTGAGCGGAAGCGTCGTTTAG